One window of Trichoderma breve strain T069 chromosome 3, whole genome shotgun sequence genomic DNA carries:
- a CDS encoding maf1 regulator domain-containing protein, with amino-acid sequence MKYLPVQEFEAVTGALNFNTPDCNVTGGCDLYTTKSTGSDKKLYKNIDKDLSSQHAALLKLGASLSPPDREHMLATSRSMQLFSHSSAFGPLSELSSRRTFAYLIATLNASHPHYDFSHVLRPGDFKRERNLKRVMANLDSILQNTRPGFDLGSSYDSSAGSDVNAQWGPQCWSLINKEMRLNECTIFSYHPEVDPFEEDESAIWAVHYFFFNRALKRVAYLYVRVVPVISSQSPTLRPVKGGVHKRHTAVESDGAKKRTKYWLGDQDAELVPPYEDDEEPLDDGLYWNRGEDGDIVQFSDDDFAEDEPVDEDEDEDDDYDMTSPRRERLMSEDVAGQMEI; translated from the exons ATGAAG TACCTCCCAGTCCAAGAGTTCGAGGCCGTAACCGGCGCTCTCAATTTCAACACGCCCGACTGCAATGTTACAGGCGGGTGCGATCTATACACAACTAAGTCTACCGGATCCGATAAGAAACTCTACAAGAACATCGACAAAGATCTCAGTTCTCAACATGCCGCGTTGCTCAAACTGGGCGCCAGCCTGTCACCCCCCGACAGAGAGCACATGCTCGCAACATCGCGCAGCATGCAACTCTTCTCACACTCGAGCGCATTTGGCCCGCTGTCCGAGCTTTCTAGTCGGCGGACGTTTGCTTACCTGATTGCGACGCTCAACGCAAGCCACCCTCACTACGACTTCTCCCACGTCCTGCGACCCGGCGACTTTAAGCGTGAGAGGAACCTGAAGCGTGTCATGGCCAACCTTGACTCGATTCTGCAAAACACACGACCTGGCTTCGATTTAGGCTCCTCGTATGATTCCTCCGCTGGCAGCGACGTCAACGCCCAGTGGGGGCCTCAGTGCTGGTCTTTGATCAACAAAGAGATGCGCTTGAACGAGTGCACCATCTTCAGCTACCACCCAGAGGTCGACCCCTTTGAGGAAGACGAAAGCGCCATTTGGGCGGTGCACTACTTCTTTTTCAATCGAGCGCTTAAGAGAGTTGCCTATCTCTATGTCCGCGTCGTCCCCGTCATCTCATCACAGAGCCCAACATTGAGACCCGTAAAGGGGGGCGTCCATAAGCGACACACGGCGGTCGAGTCAGACGGCGCAAAGAAGCGCACAAAGTATTGGCTAGGCGATCAGGACGCTGAGCTAGTACCGCCGtacgaggacgacgaagagccGTTGGACGATGGCCTGTACTGGAACCGTGGTGAAGACGGCGATATTGTGCAGTTTTCAGACGACGACTTTGCTGAAGATGAGCCCgttgacgaggatgaagacgaagatgacgactACGACATGACGAGTCCTAGGCGGGAGAGACTTATGAGCGAAGATGTCGCAGGACAGATGGAGATTTAA
- a CDS encoding fungal zn(2)-Cys(6) binuclear cluster domain-containing protein, which produces MTLHRPGDYTEPSSGTAASPYISGRTLIACQNCASAKTGCDKKIPCSRCIDKNLQCTARYARRASKAAIRAAQATSSSTKSQLAGFCFGSQPFQKTSFSFDVGHYPENTAQDSSQRIRGDADQQDDSLWDILNPLSPLSGYSVAAPSLGGSPSYSDNRNAFENKQNSPIPIFSEFSTNLDLLNNDISMRIPKGHRYYPNTLLNDHNSSNPLFEVSYLPKIKDYASLVHSPDAREDTSSFLRSGQKSGLDICSAPNLPHSEEVPNLSCAKNWIKKLRQKGLFDSHFAVGESMQLHQQPKAKSRYSARDRLLYHWVKLDHELSLFHDTEQTISACDLEQPLPDPKLPWDTKNLSQTSDLYLLDGLYADIKTEEALDFEFRPTLNQLFKDFLQGTLSKIVPPRHLQLLLHPLQALVHHSQSLLSWAKHSYSPILSDAANSTLLETQRLLQEWHNLAMESHNENLHTQDTTPALILYHFTCLNLVANFADIERLANRESLSISFWQQSLQNERSIFNRQDAIFHCGQALRYLRAINDDTRPWWWSTAVYRAILTLWAAATLGSSPSHGKLAPFSPKDPWPRDSMDVDPRMNISATPEPSIIAIDNITPEDPVLNDANWSERHMLVLTRQAEGVVVLNDLMGILQYGISLINVSPSSAEGEAVVTKLMDLGQAWDGNKSSQMYYQD; this is translated from the exons ATGACGCTTCACAGACCGGGAGACTATACCGAGCCCTCATCTGGAACTGCCGCCAGCCCCTATATCTCTGGACGCACACTCATCGCCTGTCAAAACTGCGCAAGCGCAAAGACTGGCTGCGACAAGAAGATCCCTTGCTCGAGATGTATCGATAAGAACCTACAATGCACCGCCAGATATGCCCGGCGAGCATCCAAGGCTGCGATCCGGGCAGCACAAGCGACATCCTCGTCGACAAAGAGTCAGTTAGCCGGCTTCTGCTTTGGGTCACAGCCATTTCAAAAGacttccttttcctttgatGTAGGCCACTATCCTGAAAACACTGCTCAAGATTCCTCACAGCGCATACGTGGAGATGCAGATCAACAGGATGATAGTCTCTGGGATATCCTCAACCCCCTTTCGCCATTATCTGGCTACTCTGTCGCTGCTCCATCATTGGGTGGCAGCCCATCTTATTCAGATAACCGGAATGCCTTTGAGAACAAGCAAAACTCGCCCATTCCTATCTTTTCCGAGTTTTCTACCAACCTTGACCTCCTCAACAACGACATCTCGATGAGGATACCGAAAGGCCATCGATACTATCCAAACACCCTACTCAACGACCACAATAGCTCGAATCCTCTATTCGAAGTATCATACTTACCGAAAATAAAAGATTATGCTAGTCTGGTCCATTCGCCAGATGCCCGTGAAGACACTTCTAGCTTCTTACGGAGCGGTCAAAAATCCGGGCTCGACATCTGCAGCGCTCCCAACCTACCGCATTCAGAAGAAGTTCCAAATTTATCCTGTGCAAAGAATTGGATAAAGAAGCTTAGACAGAAGGGACTATTTGATAGCCACTTTGCGGTGGGCGAATCGATGCAGTTGCATCAACAACCAAAGGCGAAGAGCCGATACTCAGCTCGCGATAG ATTATTATATCACTGGGTCAAATTGGATCACGAGCTGAGCCTCTTTCACGATACTGAGCAGACCATTTCCGCATGCGACTTGGAACAGCCTCTCCCCGATCCCAAGCTTCCATGGGACACGAAAAACCTCTCGCAAACTAGCGATTTATATCTTCTAGACGGTCTATATGCCGACATTAAAACAGAAGAAGCACTCGACTTTGAGTTTCGTCCTACCTTGAATCAATTATTTAAAGACTTCCTTCAAGGGACCCTGTCAAAAATAGTACCACCACggcatctccagcttcttcttcacccacTGCAAGCTTTGGTTCACCACTCGCAGAGTCTACTTTCTTGGGCAAAGCATAGCTATTCTCCAATCTTATCCGACGCAGCAAATTCCACTCTACTAGAAACGCAGAGACTCCTCCAAGAGTGGCACAATCTAGCAATGGAATCCCACAACGAAAATCTCCACACTCAAGATACTACGCCAGCCTTGATCTTGTATCATTTCACATGTCTCAACCTCGTAGCCAACTTCGCCGACATCGAGCGGCTCGCCAACCGAGAGAGtctcagcatcagcttctggcAGCAGTCTCTCCAAAACGAAAGAAGCATCTTCAACCGCCAAGACGCCATTTTCCACTGCGGCCAAGCGCTCCGATATTTACGCGCCATCAACGACGATACGCGACCTTGGTGGTGGTCGACAGCCGTATATAGAGCAATCTTGACGTTATGGGCGGCTGCTACACTTGGATCCAGCCCAAGCCACGGTAAACTAGCACCGTTCTCGCCAAAAGATCCCTGGCCGCGAGATTCCATGGACGTGGACCCGAGAATGAACATATCTGCTACCCCTGAGCCCTCCATCATCGCTATTGACAACATTACCCCTGAAGACCCTGTCCTCAACGATGCAAATTGGAGTGAGCGGCACATGCTTGTTCTCACCCGTCAAGCCGAAGGGGTAGTGGTCTTGAATGATTTGATGGGTATTCTTCAATATGGCATTTCGCTCATCAATGTGtctccaagctcagctgAGGGGGAGGCGGTGGTTACGAAACTTATGGATCTGGGACAAGCTTGGGATGGAAACAAGAGCAGTCAGATGTACTACCAAGattga
- a CDS encoding aldo/keto reductase family domain-containing protein: MTKIILSTGNVMSGGPSIIRKGGGNSKSNQELVNSLRDNFVSTRLDYAIDASPANGSNTLPSPPQTPVEVWTELDDKTLYIPRINWQAAGLREEASDYEITVKLFLLPGTSVSAREQYAREALDLVRKELNIQAIDLLIVSFPGMSFEGTCEKEAERINAQQGDLEEELASWKVFEDLHSQGLAKRLGVAEFGTEKLRAFIERTSIHPTVDQVNLQDCCNVPAPLQRLAEEEGIELNVHTDCTDILPRGTLRELLGHGPRGAGVLADAAHGGAGLEGELSPQWVVRYVAFVKDRGVIENKGYFAGAELQ; the protein is encoded by the exons ATGACCAAGATCATTCTCTCCACGGG caatgtCATGTCCGGCGGCCCATCCATCATTCGCAAAGGCGGCGGCAACTCCAAATCGAACCAAGAGCTCGTCAACTCTCTCCGAGACAACTTCGTTTCCACGCGGCTAGACTATGCGATTGATGCGTCGCCCGCCAACGGCTCCAACACTTTACCTTCACCCCCTCAGACGCCCGTGGAGGTGTGGACGGAGCTAGACGACAAGACTCTCTACATTCCCAGAATCAACTGGCAAGCGGCCGGCCTGCGCGAGGAGGCTAGCGATTACGAGATCACCGTCAAgctgttcctcctccccgGCACGTCAGTTTCGGCGCGAGAGCAGTATGCGCGCGAAGCGCTCGACCTGGTTCGCAAGGAGCTCAACATCCAAGCAATCGACCTTCTCATCGTCTCCTTTCCCGGAATGTCGTTTGAGGGCACATGCGAAAAGGAAGCTGAGCGCATCAACGCCCAGCAGGGTGACTTAGAAGAGGAACTGGCGTCGTGGAAGGTCTTTGAAGACCTCCACAGCCAGGGGCTTGCCAAGCGACTCGGTGTTGCCGAGTTTGGTACCGAGAAGCTTCGCGCTTTTATCGAGCGCACGTCGATTCACCCAACTGTCGACCAGGTCAACCTTCAGGACTGCTGCAACGTCCCCGCGCCCCTCCAAAGACtggcggaggaagagggcatAGAATTGAACGTCCACACCGACTGCACCGATATCCTCCCTCGTGGTACACTGCGAGAGCTGCTCGGCCACGGACCCCGGGGAGCTGGAGTGCTGGCAGATGCTGCTCACGGCGGCGCCGGTCTGGAGGGTGAGCTCTCTCCTCAATGGGTTGTTCGATATGTGGCTTTTGTCAAGGATCGCGGTGTCATTGAGAACAAGGGCTACTTTGCAGGAGCTGAGCTTCAGTAA
- a CDS encoding carboxymuconolactone decarboxylase family domain-containing protein, with the protein MRLPYVADPPPVQTEQDAAIVQRIRDPDGWNSFLGAVRTKTSLTDDVRELAISRVAVCNKAWYEWGHHAPLAIKGGVSEDAMETVKRDSLGERPEGLLSEKQWAALVYADEMTKNVQVADETFAALKQHFNDQEVVEITATVAAYNCVSRFLVALDVGEKNGTGPGALSAH; encoded by the exons ATGCGTCTCCCTTACGTCGCCGATCCTCCCCCGGTCCAAACCGAGCAAGATGCCGCCATCGTGCAGCGCATCCGAGACC CAGACGGCTGGAACTCATTCCTCGGTGCCGTCCGCACCAAGACCTCTCTCACGGATGATGTGCGCGAGCTGGCTATTTCGCGCGTCGCCGTGTGCAACAAGGCGTGGTATGAATGGGGTCACCACGCGCCCCTGGCCATCAAGGGCGGCGTGAGCGAGGATGCCATGGAAACTGTCAAGAGAGACTCGTTGGGGGAGAGGCCGGAGGGACTGTTGAGCGAGAAGCAGTGGGCGGCGCTGGTGTATGCGGATGAGATGACCAAAAATGTGCAAGTCGCGGACGAGACGTTTGCGGCGTTGAAGCAGCACTTTAATGATCAGGAGGTTGTAGAGATAACGGCGACG GTCGCTGCCTACAACTGTGTGAGCAGATTCCTGGTCGCTCTGGATG TGGGCGAGAAGAATGGTACTGGCCCAGGTGCTTTATCTGCTCATTGA
- a CDS encoding protein kinase domain-containing protein, producing the protein MAATASEAVVHEFPLPAILTNPASTPPTLITQGAEGRLYKTTYLLPSIPCALKYRPPKPWRHPILDQRLTRHRILSEARILSKCRRDGLRVPDVYALDESAGWLMLEWVQGTPVRVNINQRLGNRTEGIEDDEELKNLMRRIGAAVGKMHSIGIIHGDLTTSNMMLNPPAGQTETDNASGLEGEIVIIDLGLASGGVHDEDRAVDLYVLERAFGSTHPRAECVFGEVLDAYKKSFKQAGVALKKLEEVRMRGRKRSMLG; encoded by the coding sequence ATGGCGGCCACCGCCTCGGAAGCAGTGGTGCATGAATTTCCACTGCCCGCGATTCTCACCAACCCCGCGTCGACCCCGCCAACGCTCATCACTCAAGGCGCCGAAGGTCGGCTCTACAAGACAACATACTTGCTGCCCAGCATCCCCTGCGCCCTAAAGTACCGGCCGCCGAAGCCATGGCGACACCCGATCCTGGACCAGCGCTTGACAAGACACCGCATCCTGTCTGAGGCTCGCATTCTCTCCAAGTGTCGCAGAGATGGCCTCCGTGTTCCTGACGTCTATGCTCTGGATGAGTCGGCGGGATGGCTGATGTTGGAATGGGTTCAGGGCACACCTGTGCGAGTGAACATCAACCAGAGGCTGGGGAACAGGACGGAGGGCattgaagacgacgaggagctcAAAAATTTGATGCGAAGAATCGGTGCAGCTGTGGGCAAGATGCacagcatcggcatcatccacGGCGACCTGACGACGAGCAACATGATGCTGAACCCCCCCGCAGGCCAGACCGAAACCGACAACGCGAGTGGACTTGAGGGGGAGATTGTCATTATCGACCTTGGACTCGCCAGTGGAGGAGTACACGATGAAGATCGGGCGGTCGACCTGTACGTCCTTGAGCGTGCCTTTGGAAGCACACACCCTCGTGCTGAATGTGTATTTGGCGAGGTCCTGGATGCATACAAAAAGTCTTTCAAGCAAGCTGGTGTGGCCCTCAAGAAGCTAGAAGAAGTGAGAATGAGGGGCCGCAAGAGAAGCATGCTCGGCTAG
- a CDS encoding clathrin adaptor complex small chain domain-containing protein, whose translation MAIHYLILLSRQGKVRLAKWFTTLSPKDKAKIVKDVSQLVLARRTRMCNFLEYKDTKIVYRRYASLFFIAGCSSEDNELITLEIIHRYVEQMDKYYGNVCELDIIFSFTKAYYILDELLLAGELQESSKKNVLRCIGQQDSLEDMEVEDEVTKIL comes from the exons ATGGCGATTCA CTATCTGATTCTGTTGTCCCGTCAGGGGAAAGTG CGTCTTGCGAAATGGTTTACCACGCTGTCCCCCAAGGACAAGGCGAAGATTGTCAAGGATGTCTCACAGCTGGTCCTCGCTCGAAGAACACGCATGTGCAACTTTTTGGAGTACAAAG ACACCAAAATTGTATACCGACGATAcgcctcgctcttcttcatcgcagGATGCTCATCCGAGGACAACGAGCTGATTACGCTTGAAATCATCCACCGATACGTCGAGCAGATGGACAAGTACTACGGCAACGTGTGCGagctcgacatcatctttTCCTTCACCAAGGCATACTACATCCTCGACGAGCTACTTCTTGCCGGAGAGCTACAggagagcagcaagaagaacgTGCTGCGCTGTATCGGACAGCAGGATTCACTCGAAGACATGGAG GTCGAAGACGAGGTCACCAAGATCCTATAA
- a CDS encoding afadin- and alpha -actinin-Binding domain-containing protein encodes MIDTDNLRTASLYINNQLLSRGLIRDGHDINFADFGERGLGSPRNASRVISLLNDLILRRDRDAEQRESFSATVINLRAENLKNTNDIARLKEKCAEAQRKSDIAATSEAKLQTQLKSAEAVVKGLKDELAKTKGLVAQVRASCATEIRRRDRQIETLKKQVGEAGRVRGTRSGSGIVSITDKDYSLRSETNTFLASLAQNLSEENEVLLGVVRQAKDQLQEMSGWSGEGKEGSEVVKPQGWEEIASELGAVMNHMRNILTNPSFVPIEEVVMREQQIDQLKEAVIKMESRWEDTVQLMDGWRKRMATSGKPIGEEDIMMGLHLSPVRVSGVEETRYARESVLPAVEEEEEPEEDLYGYTDDEFSGFSGDGNNGEEENGDDDNNNDDNGDDDDVVAMECDTEEPNGHRTETEEAAMVTDDMGQSMELESQSEQSQTGPLKNSSSAGNRGPQQNTLRQKLTYTASAARGPQQPAATANTDAAKQTVDRATGSLAAQRQLPVPPKATKPAEETRMGSTTSLDEVLLGNNEKEASKREDSRSEEHAPSRSGLAVVTASRTGHLRSIPRRVPVRLPHPRLHGARPQPPSPSKTAIAAKLAAAEKQADAARARAKLRALHNTEGVQQPTVISAEGSSRPAATRTGAPAVNGARGLSPAKREVAQPEAQQPEKRKRDRRVAKVTSRRRSTLSPFELQSLISGNVE; translated from the exons ATGATTGATACGGACAATCTTCGAACCGCCTCGCTTTACATCAACAATCAGCTGCTTTCGAGAGGTCTGATCAGAGATGGCCATGACATTAATTTTGCAGACTTTGGAGAGAGGGGACTCGGAAGCCCTCGCAATGCAAGCCGCGTCATCAGCCTGTTGAACGATCTGATCCTTCGAAGAGAT CGCGACGCAGAGCAGCGCGAATCCTTCTCGGCAACGGTTATCAATCTTCGAGCAGAGAACTTGAAAAACACAAACGACATTGCCCGATTAAAAGAGAAATGTGCCGAGGCACAGCGAAAGAGCGACATCGCAGCGACGTCCGAGGCGAAACTTCAGACGCAGCTCAAGTCGGCCGAAGCTGTCGTGAAAGGACTTAAGGACGAACtagcaaagacaaaagggtTGGTGGCTCAGGTGCGAGCATCATGCGCAACAGAGATACGGCGGCGCGATCGCCAAATCGAGACTCTCAAGAAGCAGGTTGGCGAGGCTGGCCGTGTCAGAGGGACAAGGTCTGGCTCTGGAATCGTGTCAATTACT GACAAGGATTACTCTTTGCGCAGCGAGACGAATACTTTTCTGGCGAGTCTGGCACAGAACCTGAGTGAGGAGAATGAAGTCCTCTTGGGAGTAGTGCGGCAAGCGAAGGACCAATTGCAAGAAATGAGTGGATGGAGCGGTGAGGGAAAGGAGGGCTCTGAAGTGGTCAAGCCTCAAGGCTGGGAAGAGATTGCATCAGAGCTGGGTGCTGTGATGAACCACATGAGAAACATCTTGACGAACCCATCGTTTGTACCAATCGAAGAGGTCGTGATGCGAGAGCAACAGATCGACCAACTCAAGGAGGCCGTGATCAAAATGGAGAGCCGATGGGAAGATACTGTTCAACTGATGGATGGTTGGCGGAAGAGAATGGCGACAAGCGGCAAGCCcattggagaggaggataTCATGATGGGGTTGCATTTGAGCCCGGTTCGTGTCTCTGGTGTCGAGGAAACGAGATATGCTCGCGAGTCTGTCCTACCAGccgttgaagaggaggaagagcccGAGGAAGATTTATATGGATATACTGATGACGAGTTCAGTGGCTTCTCTGGCGACGGCAATaacggcgaagaagaaaacgggGATGATGATAACAACAATGACGATaacggcgacgacgacgatgtgGTAGCTATGGAATGTGACACTGAAGAGCCGAATGGCCACAGaacagagacagaagagGCCGCAATGGTAACCGACGATATGGGGCAATCTATGGAGTTGGAGTCGCAATCTGAGCAGTCTCAGACGGGCCCTCTTAAGAATTCTTCCTCGGCTGGCAACCGTGGTCCTCAGCAGAACACACTCCGGCAGAAGCTTACTTACACTGCCTCCGCCGCAAGGGGGCCACAACAGCCAGCTGCAACGGCCAATACCGACGCCGCCAAGCAGACAGTTGATCGGGCTACCGGATCTCTTGCTGCTCAACGGCAGCTGCCTGTTCCCCCGAAGGCTACCAAACCCGCGGAGGAAACCCGTATGGGCTCTACGACATCTCTGGACGAAGTTCTACTGGGGAACAATGAAAAGGAGGCTAGCAAGAGAGAGGACAGCCGTTCCGAAGAGCATGCTCCTTCGAGAAGCGGACTCGCCGTTGTTACTGCTTCAAGAACGGGACATCTACGCTCAATACCACGCCGTGTGCCCGTTCGTTTACCACATCCGCGACTACATGGCGCGAGGCCTCaacctccatctccatctaagactgccattgctgccaagCTCGCCGCTGCAGAAAAACAGGCTGATGCTGCCCGCGCCCGCGCAAAGCTCAGGGCTCTCCACAATACGGAAGGTGTCCAACAGCCTACCGTGATCTCTGCCGAAGGATCGTCGAGGCCGGCGGCGACGAGAACGGGCGCTCCAGCGGTTAATGGCGCAAGGGGCTTGAGTCCGGCAAAGAGAGAAGTTGCGCAGCCAGAAGCACAGCAGccggagaagcgcaagaggGACAGAAGGGTGGCCAAGGTTACGTCGAGGCGGAGGAGCACACTTAGTCCTTTTGAGCTGCAGAGTTTGATATCTGGCAATGTTGAGTGA
- a CDS encoding MOSC domain-containing protein, whose translation MRSSYLDDLAAPFEADRLIEIRTSGMKRMPGLAVMSGIDKELRTVSMKVDKLGLEGDWHDLTFHGGLDKAILGYCSSHYPSWQESYPERVDKFVPGGFGENFVTAHMNERNVCIGDVISVGPEVVLQVSLPRQPCFKLNHRFSLKNFAPETYKTSRTGWYYRVLREGNVSTGDELKLVERKWPEWTIERVQEYLHRVTDNDEMNEKLAEVEALGNEARGQFKKRVAKAQKRKQQKKEEPWETYKVVSRKMETPRTVWLAIEAPAKPQSDGFPSAAHAKLRLPNGLVRTYSVVSNSGKKTDSARRLEFGIALDENSRGGSRYIHESIKVGDSIEVGGVTSDVNGPVSAASNHVFIAGGIGITAFLELMKMYDSINWSFQLHYAVRSSDDVPFREQLESYGERVIIYDKSKDQRMDIKNIMKTMPWNSFLYVCGPNRMMEAAKAAAEEASIPPQEIHFEAFSADTTGDPFEVEVVNRKNKVVKVGEEESLLEVLQREFGDIPSSCEVGNCGTCKVTLKSGEVIHRGSALMPDEKESCMLTCVSRGVGRIAIEV comes from the exons ATGAGAAGCTCTTATTTAGATGATCTTGCGGCGCCTTTTGAGGCCGACCGGCTTATCGAAATTCGCACGTCCGGAATGAAGCGAATGCCAGGCTTGGCCGTCATGTCTGGCATTGACAAGGAGCTTCGCACTGTCTCGATGAAAGTCGACAAGCTGGGACTGGAAGGGGATTGGCACGATCTTACATTTCACGGCGGTCTGGACAAGGCAATTCTCGGAT ACTGCTCTTCGCATTATCCATCCTGGCAGGAATCTTATCCCGAACGTGTCGACAAATTTGTCCCAGGAGGCTTCGGAGAGAACTTTGTCACAGCGCACATGAACGAGCGAAATGTTTGCATAGGAGACGTTATATCTGTTGGTCCTGAAGTGGTCCTCCAGGTATCCCTTCCGCGGCAACCGTGTTTCAAACTCAACCACCGCTTCTCATTGAAGAATTTCGCCCCTGAAACTTACAAGACTAGCCGTACTGGATGGTACTATCGGGTCCTTCGTGAGGGCAACGTTAGTACTGGCgatgagctgaagctggTTGAGAGGAAATGGCCGGAGTGGACAATTGAGCGCGTGCAGGAATATCTACACCGCGTAACTgacaatgatgagatgaatgaGAAGCTGGCAGAGGTGGAGGCTCTGGGCAACGAGGCCCGCGGTCAATTCAAGAAGCGCGTGGCCAAGGCACAAAAGcggaagcagcagaagaaagaagaacccTGGGAGACTTACAAAGTGGTCAGccggaagatggagacgccAAGGACCGTTTGGCTGGCCATTGAGGCTCCTGCTAAGCCCCAGTCTGACGGCTTTCCATCGGCGGCGCATGCCAAACTGAGGCTTCCCAACGGACTTGTGAGGACGTATTCCGTCGTGTCAAATAGCGGCAAGAAAACCGATTCGGCAAGAAGACTGGAATTTGGTATCGCTCTCGACGAAAACAGCCGAGGCGGCTCGCGTTATATCCACGAGTCTATCAAAGTCGGAGACAGCATTGAAGTGGGTGGTGTGACGAGCGATGTCAACGGACCAGTCAGTGCAGCAAGCAACCACGTTTTTATAGCGGGAGGGATTGGAATCACAGCCTTTTTGGAACTCATGAAGATGTATGACTCTATTAACTGGAGCTTTCAACTTCACTATGCGGTGCGGTCCTCGGATGATGTCCCTTTTCGAGAGCAACTGGAGTCGTACGGGGAGAGAGTCATCATATATGACAAGTCGAAAGACCAGCGGATGGATATCAAGAACATCATGAAGACCATGCCCTGGAACAGCTTCCTGTACGTCTGCGGACCCAACCGTATGATGGAAGCGGCCAAAGCTGCCGCCGAAGAGGCTTCCATCCCTCCCCAAGAGATACACTTTGAGGCCTTTTCCGCCGACACAACCGGAGATCCTTTCGAGGTGGAAGTTGTGAATAGGAAGAACAAGGTTGTCAAAGTTGGTGAAGAGGAGAGCCTCTTGGAGGTCCTTCAGCGCGAATTTGGAGATATTCCTTCGAGCTGTGAGGTGGGTAATTGCGGTACCTGTAAGGTTACTCTCAAGAGCGGAGAGGTGATTCATCGAGGTTCGGCACTCATGCCGGATGAGAAGGAATCTTGCATGTTGACGTGTGTGAGCCGTGGTGTTGGAAGGATTGCAATTGAAGTTTAG
- a CDS encoding ribosomal RNA-processing protein 7 (RRP7) domain-containing protein, whose product MVPVDAAGDQFAILPIQMPPVPSFHETALHEVRIRRNAPKIPTANDSRSLFLKNIPADSTEPHFRAVFTALVGAGRFETITFEGEDKAAVAIDPARAVKAAALARKRKRSDVEEEEKAEEEAAQLPEIWTRRLYRSSSTAIVLLADEKSVQLVLKAITKLQKTKKYPVWGQHLSGDVPPLGAPWVSSHLRLSRADKAEIQKATHAFFNVFNRKEKEAAEISKRLRNEPDEDGFVTVTRGGKGTPANQFEAEEARRKMIEKATKKKSEMKDFYRFQLRERRKQEQAELLKRFEEDKKKVNAMREKRGKFKPET is encoded by the coding sequence ATGGTTCCCGTAGATGCGGCCGGCGATCAATTCGCCATTCTTCCTATCCAGATGCCCCCAGTGCCTTCATTCCACGAGACTGCTCTCCACGAAGTGCGGATACGAAGAAATGCACCCAAAATTCCTACGGCGAATGATTCTCGCAGTCTTTTTTTGAAGAACATTCCTGCAGACAGCACAGAGCCCCATTTTAGGGCCGTTTTTACCGCGCTCGTCGGTGCTGGACGATTCGAGACGATAACATTTGAAGGAGAGGACAAGGCTGCGGTTGCCATTGACCCTGCCAGAGCAGTCAAGGCTGCTGCGCTTGCGCGCAAGCGGAAGAGAAgtgatgtggaagaagaagaaaaagcggaagaagaagctgcacaGCTACCGGAAATTTGGACGCGCCGACTTTACCGAAGCAGCAGTACCGCGATTGTGTTGCTCGCTGATGAAAAGAGTGTGCAACTCGTCCTGAAAGCGATTACAAAGCTCCAGAAGACCAAAAAGTATCCTGTATGGGGACAGCACTTGTCAGGCGATGTTCCACCGCTGGGAGCTCCTTGGGTGTCTTCTCATCTGCGTCTTAGCCGTGCCGATAAGGCCGAGATACAAAAAGCCACACATGCATTCTTCAATGTTTTCAATaggaaggagaaggaagctGCTGAAATCAGCAAGCGACTACGCAACGAACCtgacgaagatggcttcGTTACTGTTACTCGCGGTGGAAAGGGTACTCCTGCAAACCAATTCGAAGCCGAGGAGGCCAGACGAAAGATGATCGAAAAGGcgaccaagaagaagtcggAAATGAAAGACTTTTACCGATTCCAGCTGCGAGAACGACGGAAGCAAGAGCAGGCGGAACTGCTGAAGCGTTTCgaggaagacaagaagaaggtcaaTGCCATgcgggaaaaaagaggaaaattcAAGCCCGAAACATGA